Proteins encoded by one window of Bacillus sp. DTU_2020_1000418_1_SI_GHA_SEK_038:
- a CDS encoding LysM peptidoglycan-binding domain-containing protein has product MTIIKMKAFIYTVRKGDTLFSIANRFGSSVQAIEQANHIIPPITDRGLIFPGDVLVVPTLSVSGRVSYVVKSGDTVSRIASRFSTFTDLVSGINKLANPNIIVPDQRLQVPLFIYEIQSGDTLSAISRKFGISLSRITKANQGRPGYQADLIWPKFHLLIPLPTSRNIVVWTPLPGTKIVNGQRVEGQARAFEAALNHELRDVRGVIVSKERFTMADAGAPEYGNFRSTLPFDRTPTASTGELHVFTRSAKDGSIQDLVKIKVIF; this is encoded by the coding sequence TTGACAATTATTAAGATGAAAGCTTTTATTTATACAGTTCGCAAAGGGGATACTCTTTTTTCGATAGCCAACAGGTTTGGAAGCTCTGTTCAAGCAATCGAACAGGCAAACCACATAATTCCACCCATTACAGATCGTGGGCTTATCTTTCCAGGAGATGTACTAGTAGTTCCAACTCTATCAGTATCAGGAAGAGTATCTTATGTTGTCAAATCCGGTGATACTGTCAGTAGGATCGCTTCGAGGTTTAGTACATTTACCGATTTAGTTTCAGGTATCAATAAGCTGGCTAACCCTAACATTATTGTTCCTGATCAACGATTACAGGTTCCACTGTTTATCTATGAAATACAATCTGGGGATACGCTTTCCGCTATTTCGCGCAAATTTGGCATTTCACTTTCAAGAATAACCAAAGCAAATCAAGGCCGGCCCGGTTATCAAGCAGACCTTATTTGGCCAAAGTTTCATTTGCTTATCCCTTTGCCAACTTCCCGAAATATTGTTGTATGGACTCCTCTTCCTGGGACAAAAATTGTTAACGGGCAGCGAGTAGAAGGACAAGCAAGAGCATTCGAAGCCGCTCTTAATCATGAACTAAGAGATGTACGTGGAGTTATCGTTTCCAAAGAGCGCTTTACAATGGCCGATGCAGGAGCTCCAGAGTATGGAAATTTTAGAAGTACGCTTCCATTTGACAGAACACCTACAGCAAGTACAGGGGAACTTCACGTTTTTACAAGAAGTGCTAAAGATGGAAGTATTCAAGATTTAGTAAAAATAAAAGTGATATTTTAA